In Mauremys reevesii isolate NIE-2019 linkage group 8, ASM1616193v1, whole genome shotgun sequence, a single genomic region encodes these proteins:
- the HMGXB3 gene encoding HMG domain-containing protein 3 isoform X2: MEAQYDGTEVTVVMEEIEGTYTYASPVPSKKKKKYKSPGDQGEKAKKPRSAYLLYYYDIYLKVQQELPHLPQSEINKKISESWRLLSVAEKSYYLEKAKLEKEGLDPNSKLSTLTAVVPDIPGFRKILPRSDYIIIPKTTLQEDRSRQHLELCVAQGQTASDGVTASTNITSVAHDAMQNILSMDSSHVGISEQCIAIEGLAEETASFGQSDTIEEVVASEILSHYVRPIADKMTGDILLDEASLEIGEGHPYQTTSVVIEETLVSSCRDISNGSIAVAQPQVSDGLSVVTVVTGRDTDESSSSMPTTQFIMLPLPAHSVVENPTSIKLTTTYTRRGHGNCTNPGCSFTYVTRHKPPKCPKCGNFLGGKWIPKEKQPKGKAEQSSGIPLKAPGAKRSQQLVATEKAAAQEDATKSTLESSEAVSQLLNAVPVQEQIQDTEWEEVIISEAHILANNVQAQDRGNAAAVTLAKDSDVQGNSLEQPEKDSIGIGSQPSAEMTSPLASPTATVKKPMGIDALAAAPKGQELKSKPKPKPSLLAAARPMRAILPAPASLGREARTEQLSSRQGFPSNDKHSPVRTSGLKPSTLKQLGQSVLQTSSISERKDLGLATSRGRGKCKNPSCSYVYTNRHKPRICPSCGYNLAKDRAEKTVKSLEVSSGLPDVLNTSEPLAQSQKEIQRQSTLQLLRKVMQIPENESELAEVFTLIHELNSSRLILSNVSEETVTIEQTSWSNYYESPSTQCLLCNSPLFKGGQNSLAGPQECWLLTANRLQVVTAQVKVCLNLQCLALHSFTDIYTGLFNVGNKLLVSLDLLFTVRNHIKLGEDPKVAVGSILESVQEQTEKTLSPEELSQLQELLCSGYWAFECLTVRDYNDMICGVCGIAPKIEIAHRNAENVLALKNIEFTWPEFLSSSEVNVEDFWSTMETEVIEQVAFPSSIPITKFDASIVAPFFPPLMRGAVVVNTEKDKNLDAHPVPGSGSALVRLLQEESCKLEQINSYSEEELQYFLTQCSIPWGAADTKDQLCYSLLALYDFVQNGADAKQAPVHHTGGKIYKVCPHQVVCGSKYIVRGESARDHVDLLVSSRHWPPVYVVDMASSVALCADICCPDLTVQMWGKKQGCFSDPMAPPTCVSCPELLDQHYSVDMTVAEHSVQHPVTKSTARRIVHTGAEQNSQSDATAQHRSISLCQELEPYSAIITAINDSKTSNVRQRPITFNNATHYYLYNRLMDFFTSREIVNRQIHEIVQSCQPGEVVIRDTLYRLGVAQIKTETEEEEEENQEDGEIAE, encoded by the exons AACTCCAAGCTGTCCACTCTGACTGCAGTAGTTCCAGACATTCCAGGTTTCCGTAAAATCCTCCCTCGTTCGGATTACATAATTATCCCCAAAACCACTCTTCAGGAGGACAGGAGCAGGCAGCACCTAGAACTCTGCGTGGCACAGGGCCAAACAGCGTCTGATGGAGTAACAGCTTCCACCAACATCACGAGTGTTGCCCACGATGCCATGCAAAACATCCTTTCTATGGACTCGAGCCATGTTGGCATTTCTGAACAGTGCATTGCCATTGAAGGACTGGCAGAAGAGACTGCCTCATTTGGTCAATCAGACACTATAGAAGAAGTAGTTGCTTCAGAGATTCTCTCTCATTATGTCAGACCCATAGCAGATAAAATGACCGGAGATATCCTCCTGGATGAGGCTTCTTTGGAAATAGGAGAGGGACATCCATATCAGACAACTAGTGTGGTTATTGAAGAGACTCTGGTTAGCAGCTGCAGAGACATCTCCAATGGGAGCATTGCTGTGGCACAACCCCAGGTTTCTGATGGTTTGTCTGTGGTAACAGTGGTGACCGGGAGG gACACAGATGAGAGCAGCTCCTCCATGCCCACCACACAGTTTATTATGCTACCTCTCCCAGCTCACTCTGTTGTGGAGAACCCAACATCAATCAAACTG ACAACCACTTACACTCGCAGGGGCCATGGAAACTGCACCAATCCTGGTTGTTCTTTTACTTATGTCACCAGACACAAACCACCAAAGTGCCCAAAGTGCGGGAACTTCCTGGGAGGGAAATGGATCCCAAAG GAAAAGCAACCAAAAGGCAAAGCTGAGCAGAGTTCAGGTATCCCCCTCAAAGCACCAGGGGCTAAAAGAAGCCAGCAGCTAGTAGCCACAGAGAAGGCAGCTGCTCAGGAGGATGCCACCAAGTCTACTCTGGAAAGTTCTGAAGCAGTCAGCCAGCTACTGAATGCAGTGCCTGTTCAGGAGCAGATACAGGACACTGAATGGGAAGAAGTGATCATCTCTGAGGCTCACATCCTTGCAAACAATGTGCAAGCCCAGGACAGAGGGAATGCAGCAGCAGTGACGCTGGCTAAAGATAGCGATGTGCAGGGCAACTCCTTAGAGCAGCCCGAGAAAGACAGCATAGGGATAGGGTCACAGCCATCTGCTGAGATGACAAGTCCACTTGCCAGTCCTACTGCCACTGTAAAAAAGCCAATGGG AATTGATGCTCTTGCTGCTGCACCCAAAGGACAAGAACTGAAGAGCAAACCAAAACCCAAGCCCTCTTTACTGGCTGCTGCGAGACCCATGAGAGCAATCCTACCTGCCCCTGCTAGCTTGGGGAGGGAAGCCCGCACAGAGCAGCTCAGCAGCCGACAGGGCTTTCCAAGTAACG ATAAGCATTCCCCTGTGAGAACCTCGGGCCTGAAGCCCAGTACGCTGAAGCAATTGGGTCAGTCTGTCCTACAGACATCTAGCATTAGTGAGCGAAAG GATTTGGGATTGGCAACATCACGTGGCAGAGGGAAGTGTAAGAACCCCTCCTGTAGCTATGTATACACAAATAGACACAAGCCACGGATCTGTCCCAGCTGTGGCTACAACCTCGCCAAAGATAGAGCTGAGAAAACTGTGAAATCCCTG GAGGTCAGCTCTGGTCTTCCTGATGTGTTGAACACCAGTGAACCCTTAGCACAGTCTCAGAAAGAGATCCAGCGCCAATCAACACTGCAGCTGCTGCGCAAGGTAATGCAAATCCCAGAGAATGAGTCGGAACTGGCAGAGGTCTTCACACTCATCCACGAACTCAACAGCTCACGGCTCATCCTGTCCAACGTGAGTGAGGAGACGGTCACCATCGAGCAGACCTCCTGGTCAAACTATTATGAGTCTCCATCTACGCAGTGCCTCCTCTGTAACAGCCCTTTGTTCAAAGGGGGACAGAA TTCTCTCGCTGGTCCGCAGGAGTGCTGGTTGCTGACTGCTAACCGTTTACAGGTGGTTACTGCTCAGGTCAAAGTGTGTTTGAATCTGCAGTGCCTGGCCCTGCATAGCTTCACGGATATATACACAG GCCTGTTCAACGTGGGTAACAAGTTGTTAGTGAGCCTGGACCTTCTGTTCACTGTCCGAAACCATATTAAACTTGGAGAGGATCCCAAAGTGGCAGTTGGCAGCATCCTGGAATCTGTGCAGGAACAGACCG AGAAAACCCTGAGTCCCGAGGAGCTGAGtcagctccaggagctgctgtgcAGTGGCTATTGGGCCTTTGAGTGCCTCACTGTCCGGGACTACAATGATATGATCTGTGGAGTCTGTGGCATTGCACCCAAGATTGAGATAGCCCACAGGAATGCAGAAAACGTCCTGGCACTAAAGAACATTGAG TTTACCTGGCCAGAGTTCTTGTCATCCAGCGAGGTAAATGTGGAAGATTTCTGGTCCACGATGGAGACAGAAGTGATAGAGCAGGTGGCGTTCCCATCTAGCATCCCGATCACCAAGTTTGATGCCTCTATTGTTGCCCCCTTTTTCCCACCACTGATGAGAGGAGCTGTGGTTGTCAACACCGAGAAGGACAAGAACTTAGATGCACATCCGGTGCCAG GTAGTGGGAGTGCTTTGGTGAGGCTGCTTCAGGAAGAATCCTGCAAACTGGAGCAGATCAACTCTTATAGTGAGGAAGAGCTGCAGTATTTCTTGACACAGTGCAGCATCCCCTGGGGGGCAGCAGACACGAAG GACCAGCTCTGTTACTCCCTCCTGGCTCTCTATGACTTTGTACAGAATGGGGCAGATGCCAAACAAGCCCCAGTCCACCACACAGGAGGCAAAATCTACAAAGTGTGTCCACATCAG GTGGTGTGTGGCTCAAAGTACATTGTGAGAGGGGAAAGTGCCCGGGACCACGTGGACCTGCTAGTCTCCTCACGCCACTGGCCACCAGTCTATGTGGTGGATATGGCTTCTTCGGTGGCATTGTGTGCAGATATCTGCTGCCCTGACCTGACTGTTCAgatgtgggggaaaaaacagggaTGCTTCTCTGATCCCATGGCGCCCCCAACG tGTGTGTCCTGCCCGGAGCTGTTAGACCAACACTACAGTGTAGATATGACTGTAGCTGAACACTCTGTCCAGCACCCAGTTACCAAATCCACAGCCCGCCGAATTGTTCACACCGGGGCAGAGCAGAACAGCCAGAGTGATGCAACTGCTCAGCACCGTTCCATCTCACTGTGCCAAGAGCTAGAGCCTTACAGTGCCATCATCACTGCCATCAATGACAGCAAAACCAGCAACGTCCGCCAAAGGCCCATCACCTTCAACAATGCCACCCACTATTACCTCTACAACCGCCTAATGGATTTCTTCACCAGCAGGGAGATCGTGAACCGGCAGATCCATGAAATCGTGCAGAGCTGTCAGCCCGGTGAGGTGGTGATCCGGGACACGCTGTACCGACTGGGAGTGGCACAGATCAAGAcagagacagaggaggaggaagaggagaaccaGGAAGATGGAGAGATTGCTGAATAA
- the HMGXB3 gene encoding HMG domain-containing protein 3 isoform X1, which yields MEAQYDGTEVTVVMEEIEGTYTYASPVPSKKKKKYKSPGDQGEKAKKPRSAYLLYYYDIYLKVQQELPHLPQSEINKKISESWRLLSVAEKSYYLEKAKLEKEGLDPNSKLSTLTAVVPDIPGFRKILPRSDYIIIPKTTLQEDRSRQHLELCVAQGQTASDGVTASTNITSVAHDAMQNILSMDSSHVGISEQCIAIEGLAEETASFGQSDTIEEVVASEILSHYVRPIADKMTGDILLDEASLEIGEGHPYQTTSVVIEETLVSSCRDISNGSIAVAQPQVSDGLSVVTVVTGRDTDESSSSMPTTQFIMLPLPAHSVVENPTSIKLTTTYTRRGHGNCTNPGCSFTYVTRHKPPKCPKCGNFLGGKWIPKEKQPKGKAEQSSGIPLKAPGAKRSQQLVATEKAAAQEDATKSTLESSEAVSQLLNAVPVQEQIQDTEWEEVIISEAHILANNVQAQDRGNAAAVTLAKDSDVQGNSLEQPEKDSIGIGSQPSAEMTSPLASPTATVKKPMGIDALAAAPKGQELKSKPKPKPSLLAAARPMRAILPAPASLGREARTEQLSSRQGFPSNDKHSPVRTSGLKPSTLKQLGQSVLQTSSISERKLHSSPTGRASQVKVVEVKPDVFPSYKYSCTVTLDLGLATSRGRGKCKNPSCSYVYTNRHKPRICPSCGYNLAKDRAEKTVKSLEVSSGLPDVLNTSEPLAQSQKEIQRQSTLQLLRKVMQIPENESELAEVFTLIHELNSSRLILSNVSEETVTIEQTSWSNYYESPSTQCLLCNSPLFKGGQNSLAGPQECWLLTANRLQVVTAQVKVCLNLQCLALHSFTDIYTGLFNVGNKLLVSLDLLFTVRNHIKLGEDPKVAVGSILESVQEQTEKTLSPEELSQLQELLCSGYWAFECLTVRDYNDMICGVCGIAPKIEIAHRNAENVLALKNIEFTWPEFLSSSEVNVEDFWSTMETEVIEQVAFPSSIPITKFDASIVAPFFPPLMRGAVVVNTEKDKNLDAHPVPGSGSALVRLLQEESCKLEQINSYSEEELQYFLTQCSIPWGAADTKDQLCYSLLALYDFVQNGADAKQAPVHHTGGKIYKVCPHQVVCGSKYIVRGESARDHVDLLVSSRHWPPVYVVDMASSVALCADICCPDLTVQMWGKKQGCFSDPMAPPTCVSCPELLDQHYSVDMTVAEHSVQHPVTKSTARRIVHTGAEQNSQSDATAQHRSISLCQELEPYSAIITAINDSKTSNVRQRPITFNNATHYYLYNRLMDFFTSREIVNRQIHEIVQSCQPGEVVIRDTLYRLGVAQIKTETEEEEEENQEDGEIAE from the exons AACTCCAAGCTGTCCACTCTGACTGCAGTAGTTCCAGACATTCCAGGTTTCCGTAAAATCCTCCCTCGTTCGGATTACATAATTATCCCCAAAACCACTCTTCAGGAGGACAGGAGCAGGCAGCACCTAGAACTCTGCGTGGCACAGGGCCAAACAGCGTCTGATGGAGTAACAGCTTCCACCAACATCACGAGTGTTGCCCACGATGCCATGCAAAACATCCTTTCTATGGACTCGAGCCATGTTGGCATTTCTGAACAGTGCATTGCCATTGAAGGACTGGCAGAAGAGACTGCCTCATTTGGTCAATCAGACACTATAGAAGAAGTAGTTGCTTCAGAGATTCTCTCTCATTATGTCAGACCCATAGCAGATAAAATGACCGGAGATATCCTCCTGGATGAGGCTTCTTTGGAAATAGGAGAGGGACATCCATATCAGACAACTAGTGTGGTTATTGAAGAGACTCTGGTTAGCAGCTGCAGAGACATCTCCAATGGGAGCATTGCTGTGGCACAACCCCAGGTTTCTGATGGTTTGTCTGTGGTAACAGTGGTGACCGGGAGG gACACAGATGAGAGCAGCTCCTCCATGCCCACCACACAGTTTATTATGCTACCTCTCCCAGCTCACTCTGTTGTGGAGAACCCAACATCAATCAAACTG ACAACCACTTACACTCGCAGGGGCCATGGAAACTGCACCAATCCTGGTTGTTCTTTTACTTATGTCACCAGACACAAACCACCAAAGTGCCCAAAGTGCGGGAACTTCCTGGGAGGGAAATGGATCCCAAAG GAAAAGCAACCAAAAGGCAAAGCTGAGCAGAGTTCAGGTATCCCCCTCAAAGCACCAGGGGCTAAAAGAAGCCAGCAGCTAGTAGCCACAGAGAAGGCAGCTGCTCAGGAGGATGCCACCAAGTCTACTCTGGAAAGTTCTGAAGCAGTCAGCCAGCTACTGAATGCAGTGCCTGTTCAGGAGCAGATACAGGACACTGAATGGGAAGAAGTGATCATCTCTGAGGCTCACATCCTTGCAAACAATGTGCAAGCCCAGGACAGAGGGAATGCAGCAGCAGTGACGCTGGCTAAAGATAGCGATGTGCAGGGCAACTCCTTAGAGCAGCCCGAGAAAGACAGCATAGGGATAGGGTCACAGCCATCTGCTGAGATGACAAGTCCACTTGCCAGTCCTACTGCCACTGTAAAAAAGCCAATGGG AATTGATGCTCTTGCTGCTGCACCCAAAGGACAAGAACTGAAGAGCAAACCAAAACCCAAGCCCTCTTTACTGGCTGCTGCGAGACCCATGAGAGCAATCCTACCTGCCCCTGCTAGCTTGGGGAGGGAAGCCCGCACAGAGCAGCTCAGCAGCCGACAGGGCTTTCCAAGTAACG ATAAGCATTCCCCTGTGAGAACCTCGGGCCTGAAGCCCAGTACGCTGAAGCAATTGGGTCAGTCTGTCCTACAGACATCTAGCATTAGTGAGCGAAAG ctccacagcagcccaaccGGCAGGGCATCTCAGGTGAAGGTAGTGGAGGTCAAACCAGATGTATTTCCCTCCTATAAGTACAGCTGCACCGTAACTTTG GATTTGGGATTGGCAACATCACGTGGCAGAGGGAAGTGTAAGAACCCCTCCTGTAGCTATGTATACACAAATAGACACAAGCCACGGATCTGTCCCAGCTGTGGCTACAACCTCGCCAAAGATAGAGCTGAGAAAACTGTGAAATCCCTG GAGGTCAGCTCTGGTCTTCCTGATGTGTTGAACACCAGTGAACCCTTAGCACAGTCTCAGAAAGAGATCCAGCGCCAATCAACACTGCAGCTGCTGCGCAAGGTAATGCAAATCCCAGAGAATGAGTCGGAACTGGCAGAGGTCTTCACACTCATCCACGAACTCAACAGCTCACGGCTCATCCTGTCCAACGTGAGTGAGGAGACGGTCACCATCGAGCAGACCTCCTGGTCAAACTATTATGAGTCTCCATCTACGCAGTGCCTCCTCTGTAACAGCCCTTTGTTCAAAGGGGGACAGAA TTCTCTCGCTGGTCCGCAGGAGTGCTGGTTGCTGACTGCTAACCGTTTACAGGTGGTTACTGCTCAGGTCAAAGTGTGTTTGAATCTGCAGTGCCTGGCCCTGCATAGCTTCACGGATATATACACAG GCCTGTTCAACGTGGGTAACAAGTTGTTAGTGAGCCTGGACCTTCTGTTCACTGTCCGAAACCATATTAAACTTGGAGAGGATCCCAAAGTGGCAGTTGGCAGCATCCTGGAATCTGTGCAGGAACAGACCG AGAAAACCCTGAGTCCCGAGGAGCTGAGtcagctccaggagctgctgtgcAGTGGCTATTGGGCCTTTGAGTGCCTCACTGTCCGGGACTACAATGATATGATCTGTGGAGTCTGTGGCATTGCACCCAAGATTGAGATAGCCCACAGGAATGCAGAAAACGTCCTGGCACTAAAGAACATTGAG TTTACCTGGCCAGAGTTCTTGTCATCCAGCGAGGTAAATGTGGAAGATTTCTGGTCCACGATGGAGACAGAAGTGATAGAGCAGGTGGCGTTCCCATCTAGCATCCCGATCACCAAGTTTGATGCCTCTATTGTTGCCCCCTTTTTCCCACCACTGATGAGAGGAGCTGTGGTTGTCAACACCGAGAAGGACAAGAACTTAGATGCACATCCGGTGCCAG GTAGTGGGAGTGCTTTGGTGAGGCTGCTTCAGGAAGAATCCTGCAAACTGGAGCAGATCAACTCTTATAGTGAGGAAGAGCTGCAGTATTTCTTGACACAGTGCAGCATCCCCTGGGGGGCAGCAGACACGAAG GACCAGCTCTGTTACTCCCTCCTGGCTCTCTATGACTTTGTACAGAATGGGGCAGATGCCAAACAAGCCCCAGTCCACCACACAGGAGGCAAAATCTACAAAGTGTGTCCACATCAG GTGGTGTGTGGCTCAAAGTACATTGTGAGAGGGGAAAGTGCCCGGGACCACGTGGACCTGCTAGTCTCCTCACGCCACTGGCCACCAGTCTATGTGGTGGATATGGCTTCTTCGGTGGCATTGTGTGCAGATATCTGCTGCCCTGACCTGACTGTTCAgatgtgggggaaaaaacagggaTGCTTCTCTGATCCCATGGCGCCCCCAACG tGTGTGTCCTGCCCGGAGCTGTTAGACCAACACTACAGTGTAGATATGACTGTAGCTGAACACTCTGTCCAGCACCCAGTTACCAAATCCACAGCCCGCCGAATTGTTCACACCGGGGCAGAGCAGAACAGCCAGAGTGATGCAACTGCTCAGCACCGTTCCATCTCACTGTGCCAAGAGCTAGAGCCTTACAGTGCCATCATCACTGCCATCAATGACAGCAAAACCAGCAACGTCCGCCAAAGGCCCATCACCTTCAACAATGCCACCCACTATTACCTCTACAACCGCCTAATGGATTTCTTCACCAGCAGGGAGATCGTGAACCGGCAGATCCATGAAATCGTGCAGAGCTGTCAGCCCGGTGAGGTGGTGATCCGGGACACGCTGTACCGACTGGGAGTGGCACAGATCAAGAcagagacagaggaggaggaagaggagaaccaGGAAGATGGAGAGATTGCTGAATAA
- the HMGXB3 gene encoding HMG domain-containing protein 3 isoform X3 yields the protein MEAQYDGTEVTVVMEEIEGTYTYASPVPSKKKKKYKSPGDQGEKAKKPRSAYLLYYYDIYLKVQQELPHLPQSEINKKISESWRLLSVAEKSYYLEKAKLEKEGLDPNSKLSTLTAVVPDIPGFRKILPRSDYIIIPKTTLQEDRSRQHLELCVAQGQTASDGVTASTNITSVAHDAMQNILSMDSSHVGISEQCIAIEGLAEETASFGQSDTIEEVVASEILSHYVRPIADKMTGDILLDEASLEIGEGHPYQTTSVVIEETLVSSCRDISNGSIAVAQPQVSDGLSVVTVVTGRDTDESSSSMPTTQFIMLPLPAHSVVENPTSIKLTTTYTRRGHGNCTNPGCSFTYVTRHKPPKCPKCGNFLGGKWIPKEKQPKGKAEQSSGIPLKAPGAKRSQQLVATEKAAAQEDATKSTLESSEAVSQLLNAVPVQEQIQDTEWEEVIISEAHILANNVQAQDRGNAAAVTLAKDSDVQGNSLEQPEKDSIGIGSQPSAEMTSPLASPTATVKKPMGIDALAAAPKGQELKSKPKPKPSLLAAARPMRAILPAPASLGREARTEQLSSRQGFPSNDKHSPVRTSGLKPSTLKQLGQSVLQTSSISERKLHSSPTGRASQVKVVEVKPDVFPSYKYSCTVTLDLGLATSRGRGKCKNPSCSYVYTNRHKPRICPSCGYNLAKDRAEKTVKSLEVSSGLPDVLNTSEPLAQSQKEIQRQSTLQLLRKVMQIPENESELAEVFTLIHELNSSRLILSNVSEETVTIEQTSWSNYYESPSTQCLLCNSPLFKGGQNSLAGPQECWLLTANRLQVVTAQVKVCLNLQCLALHSFTDIYTGLFNVGNKLLVSLDLLFTVRNHIKLGEDPKVAVGSILESVQEQTEKTLSPEELSQLQELLCSGYWAFECLTVRDYNDMICGVCGIAPKIEIAHRNAENVLALKNIEFTWPEFLSSSEVNVEDFWSTMETEVIEQVAFPSSIPITKFDASIVAPFFPPLMRGAVVVNTEKDKNLDAHPVPGSGSALVRLLQEESCKLEQINSYSEEELQYFLTQCSIPWGAADTKDQLCYSLLALYDFVQNGADAKQAPVHHTGGKIYKVCPHQCVSCPELLDQHYSVDMTVAEHSVQHPVTKSTARRIVHTGAEQNSQSDATAQHRSISLCQELEPYSAIITAINDSKTSNVRQRPITFNNATHYYLYNRLMDFFTSREIVNRQIHEIVQSCQPGEVVIRDTLYRLGVAQIKTETEEEEEENQEDGEIAE from the exons AACTCCAAGCTGTCCACTCTGACTGCAGTAGTTCCAGACATTCCAGGTTTCCGTAAAATCCTCCCTCGTTCGGATTACATAATTATCCCCAAAACCACTCTTCAGGAGGACAGGAGCAGGCAGCACCTAGAACTCTGCGTGGCACAGGGCCAAACAGCGTCTGATGGAGTAACAGCTTCCACCAACATCACGAGTGTTGCCCACGATGCCATGCAAAACATCCTTTCTATGGACTCGAGCCATGTTGGCATTTCTGAACAGTGCATTGCCATTGAAGGACTGGCAGAAGAGACTGCCTCATTTGGTCAATCAGACACTATAGAAGAAGTAGTTGCTTCAGAGATTCTCTCTCATTATGTCAGACCCATAGCAGATAAAATGACCGGAGATATCCTCCTGGATGAGGCTTCTTTGGAAATAGGAGAGGGACATCCATATCAGACAACTAGTGTGGTTATTGAAGAGACTCTGGTTAGCAGCTGCAGAGACATCTCCAATGGGAGCATTGCTGTGGCACAACCCCAGGTTTCTGATGGTTTGTCTGTGGTAACAGTGGTGACCGGGAGG gACACAGATGAGAGCAGCTCCTCCATGCCCACCACACAGTTTATTATGCTACCTCTCCCAGCTCACTCTGTTGTGGAGAACCCAACATCAATCAAACTG ACAACCACTTACACTCGCAGGGGCCATGGAAACTGCACCAATCCTGGTTGTTCTTTTACTTATGTCACCAGACACAAACCACCAAAGTGCCCAAAGTGCGGGAACTTCCTGGGAGGGAAATGGATCCCAAAG GAAAAGCAACCAAAAGGCAAAGCTGAGCAGAGTTCAGGTATCCCCCTCAAAGCACCAGGGGCTAAAAGAAGCCAGCAGCTAGTAGCCACAGAGAAGGCAGCTGCTCAGGAGGATGCCACCAAGTCTACTCTGGAAAGTTCTGAAGCAGTCAGCCAGCTACTGAATGCAGTGCCTGTTCAGGAGCAGATACAGGACACTGAATGGGAAGAAGTGATCATCTCTGAGGCTCACATCCTTGCAAACAATGTGCAAGCCCAGGACAGAGGGAATGCAGCAGCAGTGACGCTGGCTAAAGATAGCGATGTGCAGGGCAACTCCTTAGAGCAGCCCGAGAAAGACAGCATAGGGATAGGGTCACAGCCATCTGCTGAGATGACAAGTCCACTTGCCAGTCCTACTGCCACTGTAAAAAAGCCAATGGG AATTGATGCTCTTGCTGCTGCACCCAAAGGACAAGAACTGAAGAGCAAACCAAAACCCAAGCCCTCTTTACTGGCTGCTGCGAGACCCATGAGAGCAATCCTACCTGCCCCTGCTAGCTTGGGGAGGGAAGCCCGCACAGAGCAGCTCAGCAGCCGACAGGGCTTTCCAAGTAACG ATAAGCATTCCCCTGTGAGAACCTCGGGCCTGAAGCCCAGTACGCTGAAGCAATTGGGTCAGTCTGTCCTACAGACATCTAGCATTAGTGAGCGAAAG ctccacagcagcccaaccGGCAGGGCATCTCAGGTGAAGGTAGTGGAGGTCAAACCAGATGTATTTCCCTCCTATAAGTACAGCTGCACCGTAACTTTG GATTTGGGATTGGCAACATCACGTGGCAGAGGGAAGTGTAAGAACCCCTCCTGTAGCTATGTATACACAAATAGACACAAGCCACGGATCTGTCCCAGCTGTGGCTACAACCTCGCCAAAGATAGAGCTGAGAAAACTGTGAAATCCCTG GAGGTCAGCTCTGGTCTTCCTGATGTGTTGAACACCAGTGAACCCTTAGCACAGTCTCAGAAAGAGATCCAGCGCCAATCAACACTGCAGCTGCTGCGCAAGGTAATGCAAATCCCAGAGAATGAGTCGGAACTGGCAGAGGTCTTCACACTCATCCACGAACTCAACAGCTCACGGCTCATCCTGTCCAACGTGAGTGAGGAGACGGTCACCATCGAGCAGACCTCCTGGTCAAACTATTATGAGTCTCCATCTACGCAGTGCCTCCTCTGTAACAGCCCTTTGTTCAAAGGGGGACAGAA TTCTCTCGCTGGTCCGCAGGAGTGCTGGTTGCTGACTGCTAACCGTTTACAGGTGGTTACTGCTCAGGTCAAAGTGTGTTTGAATCTGCAGTGCCTGGCCCTGCATAGCTTCACGGATATATACACAG GCCTGTTCAACGTGGGTAACAAGTTGTTAGTGAGCCTGGACCTTCTGTTCACTGTCCGAAACCATATTAAACTTGGAGAGGATCCCAAAGTGGCAGTTGGCAGCATCCTGGAATCTGTGCAGGAACAGACCG AGAAAACCCTGAGTCCCGAGGAGCTGAGtcagctccaggagctgctgtgcAGTGGCTATTGGGCCTTTGAGTGCCTCACTGTCCGGGACTACAATGATATGATCTGTGGAGTCTGTGGCATTGCACCCAAGATTGAGATAGCCCACAGGAATGCAGAAAACGTCCTGGCACTAAAGAACATTGAG TTTACCTGGCCAGAGTTCTTGTCATCCAGCGAGGTAAATGTGGAAGATTTCTGGTCCACGATGGAGACAGAAGTGATAGAGCAGGTGGCGTTCCCATCTAGCATCCCGATCACCAAGTTTGATGCCTCTATTGTTGCCCCCTTTTTCCCACCACTGATGAGAGGAGCTGTGGTTGTCAACACCGAGAAGGACAAGAACTTAGATGCACATCCGGTGCCAG GTAGTGGGAGTGCTTTGGTGAGGCTGCTTCAGGAAGAATCCTGCAAACTGGAGCAGATCAACTCTTATAGTGAGGAAGAGCTGCAGTATTTCTTGACACAGTGCAGCATCCCCTGGGGGGCAGCAGACACGAAG GACCAGCTCTGTTACTCCCTCCTGGCTCTCTATGACTTTGTACAGAATGGGGCAGATGCCAAACAAGCCCCAGTCCACCACACAGGAGGCAAAATCTACAAAGTGTGTCCACATCAG tGTGTGTCCTGCCCGGAGCTGTTAGACCAACACTACAGTGTAGATATGACTGTAGCTGAACACTCTGTCCAGCACCCAGTTACCAAATCCACAGCCCGCCGAATTGTTCACACCGGGGCAGAGCAGAACAGCCAGAGTGATGCAACTGCTCAGCACCGTTCCATCTCACTGTGCCAAGAGCTAGAGCCTTACAGTGCCATCATCACTGCCATCAATGACAGCAAAACCAGCAACGTCCGCCAAAGGCCCATCACCTTCAACAATGCCACCCACTATTACCTCTACAACCGCCTAATGGATTTCTTCACCAGCAGGGAGATCGTGAACCGGCAGATCCATGAAATCGTGCAGAGCTGTCAGCCCGGTGAGGTGGTGATCCGGGACACGCTGTACCGACTGGGAGTGGCACAGATCAAGAcagagacagaggaggaggaagaggagaaccaGGAAGATGGAGAGATTGCTGAATAA